TTTTTTGATATTACGACAGCATCTCTAATCTTAAAGGTTTGTAAGGATATTGAGAAGTCTTCTCTTAACGACAACTTATCCATAACACCCTCACCTCCTCTGAATAGACATCACTTTTCTGGGTCTCTTCCTGATCATTTTGGGCTGGTAATCTCTCCGCTCCACATAAGATGCAGACTCTCGCTGTTGCTATCCCAAGCCTAGGCAACGCGCTACACTGATAACAAATCAGGGTACTGGGTTGGATACTTTTTTATGACCTTAGAAACGCTACTAATTTGGGGCCTTAGCTTTTGCTTCGGGCTATTTATCTTTCTATTTATTTTTAGAATTATCCTGACTTGGTATCCCCAGGTTGATCTCAATCAGATGCCGGTTTCCCTGGCAACCTGGCCAACAGAACCCTTTTTGATCCCCACCCGTAAACTTATCCCACCTATGGGAGGCGTAGATATTACACCTATTATTTGGGTCGGCATCACTAGCCTGCTGCGTGAAGTCCTGCTTGGACAGCAAGGTTTACTGAGAATGCTATTCTAGGCCACTTTTTCCATCCCATCTTGTTGCTGGGAAAGAGATTAGAGCCAATGCATAGCAGCCTAAAT
The Acaryochloris marina S15 genome window above contains:
- a CDS encoding YggT family protein, translated to MTLETLLIWGLSFCFGLFIFLFIFRIILTWYPQVDLNQMPVSLATWPTEPFLIPTRKLIPPMGGVDITPIIWVGITSLLREVLLGQQGLLRMLF